The genomic window gcctaaaaagtactccctccgtcccataatgtaagacgttttttatcACTAGtgaatgtaagacgttttttatcACTAGTGTAGTGTCGAAAAAGGTCTTAcattgggacggagggaatactatatatatactacctaaacattcttatatattacatactacacgtacatacacTGCGATATGATGGAACGCTAAAATGAGGACATGTATTCTTACCTTTTTGACGGACCCATCAAATTTCCGAGACCCCAGATAGCTCCGCTAGAACCAAAATTAACAATCCTCTCAAGCCTGGGAGATACGCAGTAATCACTTAGAAAATTCTCAAAATATTGAGTATTATGTTAAAAACATCAATAAGGAGCAGAGGCGAGAGCAAAGTAAATACAAGTACATGCAACTATAGTCTATAGCatcatctactccctctgttcctaaatatttgtctttctagagatttcaacaagtgactacatacggtgcaaaatgagtgaatctacactctaaaatatgtctatatacatccgtatgtggtagtctattcgaaatctctaaaaagacgaatatttaggaacgaagggagtatatattAGCAGGAGGCATTCCCACCTTCAAATATTAGGCCCACACATCTTTGTAGGTCCTCAGTTTACCAAAGAATATGAGTTATATATGCTACAAACAATTATAAACTTTTTCCAAATATGAGAATCCAACAGTATGCTCCCTCCGCTATTTTATACTCATATACTTCTATAAGTTGCCAGAATAATCCACTCATAATCAGTTATCTTTGTTCGTGTGCATTTCAATTTGTTCAGTCTGATTTATTTTTGTTAGTTAATCAATAAAATTATATCATTTTCCCCTAAAAGATAATATCATTTGTAAAAAAAAAAAACTGTAGTCGCTGCTGGTAAATCCTAATTCAGAACTAGTACACTATGCCACTGTAGCAATATAGTCCTATGTAGAGAGCAGAGATTTGTTCATATTTAATTAATACCACAATTCATTAGTTGATGCGCGTACTAGACCATGCATGGGCGGTTTGAAGGGCTTAGCTCAAAATTTTGATGGTAATCTTAGTGATTACTGGATACCTGAAATTAGTCGAGCTCAAGATATGAACAGAAACCTCCTTTTCGACAGAAAAGATATGAACAGATCCATCTTTTGATCCTGCAATAAGATACAGAGGGTCGCGAAGTGCAAGGACGGAATTTACTGGAGACATGAAAGCTTCCATTGTATGAACACAAGCTTCCATTATTGTGTCAACACAAGCCGCCTTCTCCATGTTCCAGATCTGTTTGACAAAGATTAAGAATGGGCATGCAGTATTAACAGTGTTGTGCTCGTACTGTATTAGTATATTTGTCAATGATAATCGCATACCTTAGCTGTGCGATCGTCAGAGCCAGTAATCAAATACTGTGTACCACTACCATCACATCTGAAGAAATCGAGGCAGTTCACTTTGCCCAGATGCCCTGACAAAGTATACTTGGATTCGGGAGAGCCAATGCTCCAAACCTGGACATCGATTATATGAAATTGTGAAGTAATGGTTTTTAGATCCCTCTGTCGGCATTGGCATCAGTCGATCAAGGCACAAGGCAAGCCATTAAGGTACGTAGCAAAACTTATCAGTCAACAGAAAGGAGGAAGCGATACCTTTATGGTGTGATCATCTGAAGCAGTTGCAAAAATGTTGGTATTCTTTGGGTTAAATGCGACTTGACGTATACTAGCAGAGTGTTCCTGGTTGAATGATGGTTCGCACTCCTTCCAGCCATTGTCCCAGTCCCAGAGCTTTACAGCACGATGTGCCGATGACAATAGATACGAACTGGTTGGATGTACGGCCATTGAAGTGATGAAGGAATCACTGGCGGCTCTGAAACTTGACACTTCTTCCATTTTGTTGTTGTAATCGTATACATGGATCACACCATCCGATGTCGCAGCCACAAACCATGTCTTTTCCTTTCTTAAGATAACTTTAACGGAATGAACTGTATTGTTGAGAAGAGTGGTCATTTTATTAGCATGGAGTGTATGACGATGAGAATGAACTTGTGTGAAAAACAGAGAAGTCAGCAGACAGATGCTCATGCATGCCTTTATTCGATGACGAGTAAGAATGCATAACCGACTCCTTCCAGATATTGAACGAATCCATTCCTCTCTGCGGGCCAATACAAAATGATTTTGTAGTTAAGCTGAACGCAAACGTTTGCAGACGCTAGAAATAATATGATTTCAAATGTATATGATGGTACCTGCGGGTAATAGTTCCATATGCAAACATCTCCGTGCTGATGACCTGTTACAATCCTGTGTGACAACAAGGTATTTCATTCATGATGATATGTTCATTAATCACAAGTGACACATCCACTTGAGCACAGGAAACAATTTCAGAGCCCACACTAGGCTATAAAGTATAAACTCACCATGGCTCTGTGGCTTGTGCGTCTAGGCAACACAGAACGCCATGAGTATTCTTCATGGATATTATCTGTCCATTCTGATGCAGCAAAATTCGGGTCGATGTTAGAAAAACTAGCTACCTCGAATTTGCAGGATCTGAGTTATAAGGAAGAGAACTCCATACCTTTGCAGGATTTGCGTGCTACATTCGTAGTACCATGAACGACCACCATCAAAGCAAAATGTATGAAAGGCCAGATATACAACATGAGCAAGTCGGAAGAGCAATTACATTACTTGAAGAAACTCACCTCAGATGTTGCAAAAGTAGTTTTCAGTTTCACCTCATGCACATCATTCCCCGTGTCCTCATAAAATTGGTCATACTTCTTCAGGTATAATTGGTCTCTGAAAGCATGGATATTTTTGTCTTCTGATATACTGCTCTGTTGGATCAGATCATAGTCTATttcttcaggtagcatatcctgtTGTTTTTCTGTGACAACGAGGGTGTAAGTCGACCTGGAAGGCACGATGACGTAGAGCGGAATACTTGCAAAGTACTGCCAGGACTCCCTGCTCTTATTCGTAAGCCTAAACACCAACTGTTTATCTGTATTGGGTTCGGTGGGTAACCCAAGCTTGAAAAGGTAGACGTTAAGGAGCTCCTGCGGAAGAACTAGTTCGGTTAATACAAAATAGCCTTTGTTTAATCTGTCCATGCTTGGCACTCCAAAATTAATTGACTTTATCATTTTTTTTAGTGTATTCGGATTATGATGCTCTCATGCATTCGGATTATGATGGTGCCATATGCGATGCTTGCTTCCAGCGATCGGCAATAAAGGTATAATATTAGTATATTACACATACTAGCTCAGTTTTTGTGCCATACCGTTGCAACAAGCCTATCAATTATATCCTGTGCTTTAACTGGTCTCTTCTCTGGTTCGAATTGTGTGGACTCTACTGCTATCTCGATACATACACGTACTTGATCTTCTTCCATTGATGTCTCAAGCCTATTACTCCAACTTTCAAGTACCTACAGAATTGCAACCGTGACTTACTATTTATGAAATGGACCGCCAACATCTTTCAGAATGGGAAAACAGAGTATGTCAATGCGTCAGGCAAATCAACTCAAGCATCAAACTAGGAACAAAATATCATGAAAATAACAAAAATCAAAGAAGTGAAATACTTCGCTTCCCGGCAGTTCTAGTAAGATCAACATTCAACATCATATAATTAAATTACACTTTCGCGTTCAATAAAGATCAGGTGGAAACTTTGGGTAATGATTTTTTTTCCTGGAAACAACAACTTGGTCTTATTTATATTATGCCTATTTACTTCACCTCTTTCCCAATAGTTTCTTTGGTAGTGCTATCTGATAGGGTTCTTCGATCCCTAAGCCTTTCTAGTTATAGTACTCCGACACTGTTAGGTACTTTTTCGAAATTCTTGGAATACAATACATAATTTTCCCATTTGCAATTTTCTTTAATTTCTTGCGAGACCAACACTGTTAGCTACTCTTTCGAAATTGATTTATTTTCTTTGATTCAGATCTGCAGATAACTCCCTGCAGTTGTTTGGCATAGTGATTGTGCATACATGTCACCTAGTAATGGCAGTTAGGCACCTTGGACTACCACTAAAGCATCTCTCTTGTAGATTCAAGCCGAGCCCACCTATCGCTAAACAAGTCAGCAAGCTATGTGGCATTGGAATCACATGACTACGGTGAAAAACTTGCAAGTAGAATTTTATTCTATCCTTCCAAAAATGAGGATAAACTCCGACCTCTCCATCGATTCATGCACACAAGCATATATATATTATTAATTATTAAACAGTGCAAGACAGTCAAGCATCGATGCTGAACAAATAAGCTTACAAAAGCACAAATAACAAAAAAAAGTCAAGGCCATCTAAAATGGATATGCATTATCTCCACAATCCCACCACGAATCCTATGCCATGTCAAACAACAATAAAATGTTACTGCTAGACAAAGCCTTCAAGAAGCAATCGTTAAACATCCACCAGTATTGGTGGGTCCAACTGAAGgtaaaacttgggattttcatccCTGAAGCGTGCTTCGAGCCAACACCTTCAAcatggacacacacacacacacatcatcattgcCTAATCTGCTTGGAGAGGCGAGATCATGGGTTTTTACCAGGAATACACACACTTGTCGTCAAATCCTTCACTACCTGCAACCTCTCGACAGGCTAACGACTTCTCGCTAGGCCGGCCCTGGTGTTGAGAGAGCATAAGGCCTGTCCATGCTGCTGGAGAAAACACCAAAAGCAGTTGCTCGCCGCCTCTCTTCGGTTATTGTCGCACCTACTTTGATCCCCGTTaactcgtactccctccgttccaaaatagatgatccaactttgtattaaagttagtataaagttgagtcatctattttggaacgaagggagtaagaGAGAGGGATGCTTGGACATAAGGGTGGTAACCAGATCCAGCAACCGATGCAACCCTCTTGCAGATCTGCCAACCACGTCACCAAGGCTGCTGCGTTGCCATCTCCACCGCGGCTCCCACCATTGGAATCACGGAGAGTTGCAACCATGCACGCCTGGGACCTGATCAATATGTTGTTGCACAAATTCGGCTCACGAACGCCAACACATCTCTCCCGCAAGGTCCCCTCACAGATCTGTCTACCTCCACTCCGAAAGTCGCAACCCACTACCATCTGCATGAGAACTGCTCTGACGCAAACAAAGGAGGCCCCACCACCGCAGCTCGCACCGGCGTGGtcttactactcccaccactggcgtCCGCTCAGCTTAGCCTGAGGTGGCAGGGGGGAGACAGGGATGGAGTGTCAAATACCAATAGCCTCGATGAGGCCTTCATTCATTCTTTGGATCATACTCTCATGGATTTGACGCACATTTTGTCCTTGGGGGCGGGGGTTTTTGTTCGCTATGTTTTGAAACCAAACACTTCTCCATTATTTCTTAGATAATGATAGTTCCACTAATTGTAGAAGTTAGCAACATGGTGGATGGTTTCATAGTTACTTGTATTAGACAGACCAGACATCATAATTCAGGGTCCTTATTCTCCTCACTGAAATGATGATTAGGAAAAGGTAAAATGCAAGATAATTATTTTAAAACCAAGCATTTATCTTGGGAGTGCCAAAGACCGTTCTTACTGCCTCTGGCTTGTGATGCCCCCTCTCTCCAGTCACGATCTCCATGATTATAACACCAAGACTATATATATCAAAGTTTCGTGTGACTTTCCGGCCATCGAATTCTGGCGGCGCATATCCGCTACATCAAAAGAAAATGGTAAAATAGATTAACTGATGCACAGAGGTAGCAAAATGTAAATCATCAATGACAAGAAAGGTTGAGTTTCCAAGTGGCTTAGTAAGCTTACAAGGTTACAACATGATTTGTAGTACTAGCATGGGTTTGTTCATCCTTAGAGTACCTTGATAGACCAAAGTCGGCTATTTTCGGCACCATCATATTATCCATGAGTATATTTTCCGGCTTAAGATCCCGGTGAGTAATACCTTTGGTGTGAAGGTAATTCAAACCCTCGCAGATTCCTTTTATTATTTTATAACGTTCTCTCCATTCAAGTCCACAAGATGCATCTGCATAAATGGAAGAGGAGAAAGGTATTCACATTAGAAATATCTGGACGGTAGCTAGTACATGACATGGAATGTAAATTGTGTATAAGTGTGATTTTTGAACCAAATAATCTTTATAGTAATGAAAATCGTGATCCTACCATTGATATGGCTACGGAGATTCCCTTCTGGTACATACTCAAAGCAGATCAATCTTTTTAGCCTTTCCCCTATGACATTTTTTTCTTCATATGTTTCTATTTCTCCCACGGTATCACAACAATATCCCAAATATCGTACTATATTCCTGTGCTTCTTCCCCTTCATAAGACATTCAATCTCCCGAAGGAAGAATTTATCGTCGCGAAAATGCGGATTGGACAGCTTCTTCACGGCAACGGCCATGCCGTTTCCAAGGAGTCCCTACAGGCAAGCATGTCTCGCCACTTTTTAGATTAAAACTGTGACTGTGACTATGGCAAGTAAGACCGGGGCAATTTAGAATTTCCATACCTTATAAACCTTGGCATATCCACCACGTCCAATTTCATCAGAGAAATTATTTGTGATCTCGTGAAGAAGTTTAAACTCGATAGCCCCAGGTTTTTTGGCTTCATGTTTATCCGACATCATAAGCTCCAGGTCGTTTGGGGAAATAGTTTGGCAGCCCATTCCGATTAAATACCACAGCACCCTTGAAACAAGAGCAATCACAATACTCATGAGTTAGATTCAGCCTCCAAGTACTCAAAATACTAAGAATTTTAAGTTAACAATAAAACGCAGCAACAGCATGCATGCACTCAAAATCAGTTCAGTTTTGCCAATTACTCCGTATCTCTTAGCCAAAATTTGCTGTAATGAAAAAAGTTCAGTTTAGAAAAGTGAATGAGATTTTATGGAACACGTCAAGGTAGCATATATCTTCCTTCCATGAACTTCAAACTCAGTATTTAAAGTACAAGTTCACAGCGAATTGCTGGTAAACGTATGGCTGCTATATGCTGAAACAGGCGTGCGAATGAATACTTCAAAGCATCCTAAGCACACGATGAAGAAGCAGGTATACGTAAATTCATGATAGTAATCATATGGAAaaagtatctgcagcaaagttaaGTGTCTGGAGAAGATCTTCTCGAGGGAATTACCTGAGAAGAAGCCCTGGCTGTGTAGCGATGAATGGGTGGATTCAGATGTTATCCGCCTTTGCACGACGGATCCTTTGTATTTAAAGGCTTCAAAGGAAGGAAAGGGACATGATGTCTACATCCCTGATCCAACTAATCAACACACGATGTATTCCCCTGGCGAAGACCGAATAGTGTGCGCTGTTTCACTGGCTCATGACGTGCGAGGATATTCCCCATTTTGCTGCATGTTCCTCACCTCCAGCTCAGTCCTCATCATTTCACGATCGAGTAATGAACAGAGGCTGCTGACTTTGCCCAAAAAGAAAGGGGACGCATGTACCATGATGTGCATATATTATGGTAATTTCTAAGCCTCTAACCTTCAAATGCAATAACATAAGCAAGACGCATGTACCATGATGTGCATATACTCCTATTAGTGTAACCAACTTGCCAAGGGCCTCAAACTCCATGCGACTGAGAAACAGAGACTTTTTTTTTTTGACGGGTTGAGAAACAGAGACTTAATATACGGTATTGGTTGCAAGCTCTCCGTCTGAACAGCAGCACTTTATGGCCTTTGCGTTGCCATTCTCTGTGGTTGGGATAGGTGCCCGTTTTGTATTACCTTTAGActtgtttgggtgtttttttttggGACACTTGTTTGGTTGTTGTGAGCATTGCAATAACTGATGAATGGCCGCGTGCATCAATCGACTAGTGGCCGAGGTGTTATCCCTATTTTCCACACACAAAAAGTAAATCTGAATAACAACAACTTCTAAAATTCTAgcttgtctcctactctctcagtTACTCTTTTAGACACATTTTAATTCATAAATACAAACTTTTATCAACCATAACTCTGTTAGTGTATATTTACACCATAGAAAACACATTTATAAATAACTACTTTTGGATAtcttatcttatatttactaattgaagGCACCATACGAACCTCCACGTTAATCCTAGAAAAGCTACCTAATTAACCGTCGGATCTGCAATTCGGAAATCTTTAGCCACTGGATGTACGTAATACCTTGAGCCGAATAAAAAAAATACGCTTGAGATTTAATTTTAAAGAGCACACGGAGAGAGTCCCAAACAACCACGTCTATGTTCTGTGAAAAAAATAGCGTTATTTTTCCTCACGTACAAAAAGAGTCCCCTTGAGATAGTAAAAAAATAGAGTCCCCTTGGTGCACGTATAAAGAAACTCCtttagcaaaaataataaactcctCTAGCCTCATCACGTTAAAAGAGTTCACAtcccaataaaaaaataaaatccatgCAGGTTCAGAAAAAAGGGACCTCAAGCCTCATGGTTAAAAAAGAGAGTCTATGCCTTATTTTCAGAAGGAAAGGGGTAGATCTATTAGAAGATGTTGCCTGAATAAAAAAACATTCCCAATGCAATCTAAGTTCTATAGAGACAAGTTTCCCTCAAAAAAGTTCTATAAAAACAAAATGAACGTGCCTTTCCCCACATGTAGAAAAATGAGTCTCCCAGTTAAGAAAGAGTCCCCAACATGCATGTCTAAGTTATATGATAAATAAAAACAACATGCCAAACAAATGAAAACCTAATTTCTTGCCACAAGCAGATGTATCTTCATCCAGGATGTATTTACCTGTTTGCACAAGGTTTCCAACACCTTAAGCATTGCACCCAATAAAACAACGTGTCTTTGGCAATATTTCTTATGAAACTTTTCCATGCTAagattttttttgcatgttttcaaTAATAATCTTGGAGATCATTATTCCATATAATTTAAAGTACAAAGAAATATCAAAATGACATTGGTACTTCTATTGTTGCATGACTCCCTATTTAGATAGCTCGTGCTGCaacacgggttgacgactagtgtaTCTAATGATATAAATTTCTCATGAAGGCCGCAAAAGAAAGGGTTATTTACAAAATAATTGGGAAAAGTAGGTTTGTGCCACTAACGGCTCCAGCCCACGGCGGCGACTCGGTGGCCACTAAAAAGTCTTGGCAAGGGTTTCTCCCTTTAGATCCGGTGGGTTGTTTTCGGCAGTGAGATGCAAATGAGCGATGACGACATGACACAGAGGGATGGTTGTGCAGCGGCGGAGATCACACATCACATGTAGCTGCAAAGATCGCGGAAAAGAGATGGCGACAACACATGAGTGACGTCAATGATGATGCTACTCAAGCACCCagtctcgagctccggggtgaaaggcTAGGATGACCCGAGTTGGTTATACCTGGCTATGCCGATGTTTTTATGTCACTATATTGTTGAAGGTGCTCGGATATATTTTTGGATTCATTCTTCGGGGTGGAAACCTAGATTCTTGCCTTGAGTGGTTGGATCCAGTGATGGTGGCATTTGAGTGTCGCTCCCTTCCTGAAAGTGTTGATGTCGAAGAACCTCGTCTTTCATATGGCGTCAATGAGATGGTTGGTGtggatatggtcattgttgtagGTTGTTGATCGCAAATCTGATCGCTTTGTTTTTTCTCGCCTATGTATAGAGTTAGTCTTATATGACTATGATATTTGCCGGCATtgtatgtgtgtgtttgtgttaGGTTATGTGCATCCTAACTATACAGAGAACGGATATGTGCTTATTGTATTTGTATCCTCTTGGTCCTTCATTTTAAGCTAATAAAGTCTATCATTTGTCCCCCCAAAAAAACAGCTCCGTGATTGCCATCAAATTTGTCGAAATTGCGGTTGTGTGACCAACCCATGCAAAGAAATTAGGAAGAAGCTTCACCACAACGCTTGCATAAGTTCCCATGAGGTTGCACTTCCCTTTGACCAATTTCTTTGTTTGTGGACCAACCATGTTGCCACGTTTTCAAGGAATCCATTTGTTGTGGAGCCCGCCatttaggctggtcacaatggggaggaacttaggagtaacatcacacacttcaatacaactttgcttatgtggcacatatttaatgaagagagaggtgcttgtggtaactagctaagttaccgaaacatcacacactccaagaaacaatgagtctataacctaataaatacattgttgcatgacactacatagatgttcctacccactatggagatAGTAACATAGTTTAGGGAAGTGTGTAAATTACTAgtttatgttcttgcccattgtgaccagccttaacCACCTCGTCAACAGCGAATAGGAGGCCCACGACTAGCGCTCGAGCCTTGTCCGGCCACACCCCCGCCACACACCTAGCTAGGCCGTTCCTGTCCCGCGGGGCTCTTCCCAACTCTGCGCGCCATTTCCCGCCTAGCCTGCCGTTGAGACCGAAATCGAAGGAGCAGATATGGCGGTAGAAGTCGGAATATAAAATAGATAATTAGGGTTAAATGTGCTCGCTGTATGGCAATGAATGATCAATACATTTTTTTAAACACATCGCTCATGTATACGTGCATACGCTCGCTCctgtgaacgcacacacgcacatactATTTCTATGAGGAGACTGAGCCGTCATATCATCTTAAGATTGACAAAGTCACCATCGGCGCTCCGTAGTTGACGGAAACATCTTCCCCCACTGAACGCGCATCGCCGGAAATttctaaaataaatccagaaaatgcaagCATCAGGAATTGAACTCTCGGGGACTGGGTTACCATTGTCCTCCAAACCATGTAATCATAGGTTGATTCGGATTAATACACTTAATTGATTGGAAAATGTTCATTCGTATATGATCCCCCGGCGAAGACCGAATAATGTGCGCTGTTCCATTGGCTCATGAACGTGCGAGGATATTCCCCATTGTGCTGCATGTTTCTTACCTCCAGCTCAGTCCTCATCATGCCACGAGCAATGAACAGAGGCTGTTGACTTTGCACACACAAAAAAAAGGACGCATGTACCATGGTGAGCATATACTATGGCAATCTCCAAGCCTGTAACGACCCTCAAATGCAATAAAACAAGCAAGACGCATGTACCATGATGTGCATATATTAGTGTAACCAAGTTGCGAATGGCATCAAAGTCTATGTGATGGGCTGTGGCATTATCGATTGAGAAGCAAAGACTTAATATACGGACGATCAATTATCTGGGTATAAATATAGAAAATTAGTCTATATCACTAGAGCACGGACGACATTATGAGGCATTCTAAAACGCCTCCGTAGGACGCAAAAATGCCTCTGAATGTTTTTATTAGCGTTTCCCAAAAATGCTAGAATTGGTCGCGAAGGGAAAGAACAATAGAGGCATTTTTCTATAACGCCTGCAAGATCTGGGCGTTTTCTTAAATTGCCACTAAAGCTTCAGACGGAGATCCTATTCTCTCTGCTATGGGATAAAAATACAGTTCCCCATCCTGCGCACCCCCCGTTCGTTGCCTGCAACACACACACGACCCGTCCACGTATATTAATTAACTGTACATGTACGCCTACACGCACCCTAACCCTTGATTACAATGTAATAGCGAGAGAGCATTCACGTGTTAATCTGCTTTCTGAAATGGTAACCATCTTTCCTCCTTTTAAGTACGTTCAACTGTTACTCGCTATCCGGTATGGGACTAAAAATTTAAGTTAAAATGTCGCGCGAGCAAAAAATGAAAGCAGCCAGGATTCGAACACAGCACCGCTTGAGACCAAGGTGACATTGATTATCACTAGGATAAGAAAGCTATTGATCTTAGGCtaaccatagtgggagtaacataagtagtatcatgcacttggaactcgcaaacatgcttatgtgacaagcaattaaagaagagagagatggttatagtaacataggtagataccgtaacataataaatgtga from Triticum aestivum cultivar Chinese Spring chromosome 3B, IWGSC CS RefSeq v2.1, whole genome shotgun sequence includes these protein-coding regions:
- the LOC123072118 gene encoding uncharacterized protein isoform X2, whose translation is MGCQTISPNDLELMMSDKHEAKKPGAIEFKLLHEITNNFSDEIGRGGYAKVYKGLLGNGMAVAVKKLSNPHFRDDKFFLREIECLMKGKKHRNIVRYLGYCCDTVGEIETYEEKNVIGERLKRLICFEYVPEGNLRSHINDASCGLEWRERYKIIKGICEGLNYLHTKGITHRDLKPENILMDNMMVPKIADFGLSSGYAPPEFDGRKVTRNFDIYSLGVIIMEIVTGERGHHKPEAVLESWSNRLETSMEEDQVRVCIEIAVESTQFEPEKRPVKAQDIIDRLVATELLNVYLFKLGLPTEPNTDKQLVFRLTNKSRESWQYFASIPLYVIVPSRSTYTLVVTEKQQDMLPEEIDYDLIQQSSISEDKNIHAFRDQLYLKKYDQFYEDTGNDVHEVKLKTTFATSEHANPAKNGQIISMKNTHGVLCCLDAQATEPWIVTGHQHGDVCIWNYYPQRGMDSFNIWKESVMHSYSSSNKVHSVKVILRKEKTWFVAATSDGVIHVYDYNNKMEEVSSFRAASDSFITSMAVHPTSSYLLSSAHRAVKLWDWDNGWKECEPSFNQEHSASIRQVAFNPKNTNIFATASDDHTIKVWSIGSPESKYTLSGHLGKVNCLDFFRCDGSGTQYLITGSDDRTAKIWNMEKAACVDTIMEACVHTMEAFMSPVNSVLALRDPLYLIAGSKDGSVHIFSVEKEVSVHILSSTNFRLERIVNFGSSGAIWGLGNLMGPSKRIVIGQEYAISIMDMEMCKH
- the LOC123072118 gene encoding uncharacterized protein isoform X1, which gives rise to MGCQTISPNDLELMMSDKHEAKKPGAIEFKLLHEITNNFSDEIGRGGYAKVYKGLLGNGMAVAVKKLSNPHFRDDKFFLREIECLMKGKKHRNIVRYLGYCCDTVGEIETYEEKNVIGERLKRLICFEYVPEGNLRSHINDASCGLEWRERYKIIKGICEGLNYLHTKGITHRDLKPENILMDNMMVPKIADFGLSRYSKDEQTHASTTNHVVTFGYAPPEFDGRKVTRNFDIYSLGVIIMEIVTGERGHHKPEAVLESWSNRLETSMEEDQVRVCIEIAVESTQFEPEKRPVKAQDIIDRLVATELLNVYLFKLGLPTEPNTDKQLVFRLTNKSRESWQYFASIPLYVIVPSRSTYTLVVTEKQQDMLPEEIDYDLIQQSSISEDKNIHAFRDQLYLKKYDQFYEDTGNDVHEVKLKTTFATSEHANPAKNGQIISMKNTHGVLCCLDAQATEPWIVTGHQHGDVCIWNYYPQRGMDSFNIWKESVMHSYSSSNKVHSVKVILRKEKTWFVAATSDGVIHVYDYNNKMEEVSSFRAASDSFITSMAVHPTSSYLLSSAHRAVKLWDWDNGWKECEPSFNQEHSASIRQVAFNPKNTNIFATASDDHTIKVWSIGSPESKYTLSGHLGKVNCLDFFRCDGSGTQYLITGSDDRTAKIWNMEKAACVDTIMEACVHTMEAFMSPVNSVLALRDPLYLIAGSKDGSVHIFSVEKEVSVHILSSTNFRLERIVNFGSSGAIWGLGNLMGPSKRIVIGQEYAISIMDMEMCKH
- the LOC123072118 gene encoding putative coatomer subunit beta'-3 isoform X3, with product MEIVTGERGHHKPEAVLESWSNRLETSMEEDQVRVCIEIAVESTQFEPEKRPVKAQDIIDRLVATELLNVYLFKLGLPTEPNTDKQLVFRLTNKSRESWQYFASIPLYVIVPSRSTYTLVVTEKQQDMLPEEIDYDLIQQSSISEDKNIHAFRDQLYLKKYDQFYEDTGNDVHEVKLKTTFATSEHANPAKNGQIISMKNTHGVLCCLDAQATEPWIVTGHQHGDVCIWNYYPQRGMDSFNIWKESVMHSYSSSNKVHSVKVILRKEKTWFVAATSDGVIHVYDYNNKMEEVSSFRAASDSFITSMAVHPTSSYLLSSAHRAVKLWDWDNGWKECEPSFNQEHSASIRQVAFNPKNTNIFATASDDHTIKVWSIGSPESKYTLSGHLGKVNCLDFFRCDGSGTQYLITGSDDRTAKIWNMEKAACVDTIMEACVHTMEAFMSPVNSVLALRDPLYLIAGSKDGSVHIFSVEKEVSVHILSSTNFRLERIVNFGSSGAIWGLGNLMGPSKRIVIGQEYAISIMDMEMCKH